Part of the Benincasa hispida cultivar B227 chromosome 11, ASM972705v1, whole genome shotgun sequence genome, AACTATAAAGTTAAACCGTCAACAATATTTATCCTCTCTTTCATAAGTGAATAGTATGTGATTGTGCAATTTAGCCACCACAATGACCACATAGCATGTGAAAGTTCCCCCTACTACAACTACTactaaaaaacttgagttcaattaaacaaattaaaaattacataAACAATAATAAAGTAGAGGGTATTAATAACTGATAATTCTATAATAGATAATTTGTTGAGTTAAGTAGAGGGTATTAATAATCGATAATTCTATAAAGTAGAGGGTATTCATACCAAGAGAGCATCACGTAAGCAAgtacaaaaatcaaaagttagcTACTCTTATAGTGGGAAATTATAAATTGGAAAACATTCATATGAAGTGAAACGTTGAAAATTAATACCTGAAACTCCATTAAACCTATTGCAAAGCTTTTCCACGAGTGACTCCATTTGTTTATCCTAGAAAAACATAATAAGTAGTTAGttttagaaatataagttaAGATTAGTTAGATTCCttcaattgaattttgattaccCTCTTGATGGAGCCAATCAAGAATTGCATGATGTTACAAAAGGACTCTCTCTGTAGATTTTGATTACAAAGCTTTCCTAATATATCTGGTAGTAGATTGTATATAGGATTTGCTCCTGTAGATAAGGGATTAGAATAAGAATTTTGAATGAGCAAAATCCAGTTCATGTGGTGAAACAAAATGTGAGCAACTGAGCATTGGTAAAAAGGTCATTGATGTTGTAAACAATACCTTTCTTAGACAGCTCATGGAAAAATAGTTTGGCCAGATTTGATATTCTCTCATCCTTATCTTCTAAACGTAGAGTCATTTCATTTATATAACCTTTTACCTAAGCACAAATATCAAATTAGTCTCCTTCAAATATGAAAATCCAAATTAAGGCAAACTAACAGGATTGCATCAATCAAACCTTCATCATATCATTTAATATGAGATGAGAAAGCACCAATACAGCATTCTTCCTAACAGAATTGGAAGGATCCTTCAACCTGGCATACATATTTTCAGTCCATGGTTCCAAGAGATTAGGGAAACGAACAGCCAAATCTCCTAAAGCAATAGTACAATTGGAACGAACAATATCTGATGGTGCGGTTTCTACAACCGTGAAAAGAAGTTGAAGATTTGCATAGCTGAAAATTCACAATACTTGAGAGTTAGGAAATCTTTACATCGATTATCACACATAAAGactagagaaagagagagaaacagATGGGGGGCCTCACCAAAAATCTGCATCAATGATCATTAAACGACATAAAGCAAGCATGGCAGATGCTTGTAGATCTGGGAACTGCAGATGGAAATAATAGACaatatgaacaattcaaaattaaaatttcaacattcagataaaaaaaaactataaagaaATTGGTTTTAATGTATGAAATATGTATACAATGAATAAACGTAGTATGCCAGTAACATGTTACAACtttccatacaaatcaaatgaatctAAAGCTCTGTATTTTTGCAATTACTAAGACATATCGAATGTCAAAGAAATAGACGTAATGTAAGAGTTCACTAGGAAAAACATCACAAGAGAAACAAATGAAGATTCCCACAATATGGTGAACCCTGGGCCATGTCTCAGTCCAATGTGGCCGAAAACACCAGCTAAGTGACGAacaaattaatgaataaaacaaTTCATCCGtagtataaatataaaaaggaTCACAAACATTCACCTTATGCATCAGGCTAAAATTTCTGCAAAGCCTGGAAAGAAATGGTGCACAGTGTCCTATTAAATTCTTCCCTCCTGAATTACCAAAAACAATTTCTTTTTCCGCCTTCTCTGAAAGAGAATCAACAATTGCATCTTCAGAAGCAGCAAGGCCTAGCTCAGCATTGATGCCATCTTCCTGCAAGAATTCAACTGTCACATTTTATATTAtagaaatattaatttttttaaaaaaagaatcatAGATATCAAAAGATAATAAAACAACAGTTAGACATAACATAACTTTACCCTGGTCCCATAATCGATTCATTATACAAAAGGATAACTCACCTTCTCGCCATTAGCTACTGTTGCACCATTACCGTGTACAGTCTGACCATCAACAACCATTTTTTCCTTCGCTTTTTGTTTCTGAATCTTTCGGGTACACGATTCGATATATACTAATTGGTTCATGGCTACATGACTTGCGATAAATAAATATCTACTAAGTTTCTCTATGTGGACAGTAGTTAATATGTCACCATTTCCACCTTCAATGTCAGCTTGCAGTTCATCTTCCTTGTTACCATTAAAAACGAAAGTAAGGgattttttaaccaaatttgCTGCTAAGACTTCAGGAGACGGATGAATTGAATATACAGCTGCTATGGCTTTATCAGCAGCAGCATACCATATCTTCTCTGGAAGCCAAGAACTAGTAATCAAGCTTTCCAGCTTATCAAAAACCCGGCAGCCATTACCAGCCAACaacttttttttgtcattttcagaCAGTCTCTGGATGGCAATGCACGCTGTCCTGGCAAGTAAAGGGTCCACCTTGGACCATCGACCAAACCCGATGTCGATGATGTCCTGTATATGAGAGCCAACAATACCAGCAGATGATTTTGATGCCATGCAAAGAACAGATAATGCACCCCGGCTTTGCTCTGCTGTGGTTCCACCAACATTAAAGCAAAAGAAATCCCATAAAGCTGATATctgaaaaaaaggggaaaaaaatacaaaatacacTTTTTAAACTTCTTATACATTCCATGTTAAAAACCGACAAACCACGCATAATGCTGGAGATCCATGCGCCATTAACAAGTATAGCTCTTTAAAATCACAACAGTTAACAATTACATACAAGTTTTTGAGATGTCATCATATGACAACCGAACTTATACTTTGTACCTCAATATAGGCATGCCGATCTAATTAGTAACATCTGATAACTTCAAGTAAATGAAGATACATTTATCCATGTTTCTTTCTaataaaatacatatttttaaaactgaTATGGTAGTACATGGCTGCATGCCAGTCTTAAGTTAAAAATgttctaaaaaataaatgaataagtTCTATGGTTGTTTCCAGTCAATGCAGTGAATATCATAGAAGTGAATTCATTCGTAACTTATTTTACTTCTGGGATCCTAGCTAATACTCAACTTATTCAGGTGCCACTCAGCctgtaaaatataatatgaaatgAATTTTTGTCGACTAAGCTCCTCAACCCTTGCTACCTCtttgcccttttttttttacattagaAAATATCCTAAAAATTAACTGGCCTATAGCTCTCAATGGGGAAATGTGAAAGTTCTTTTTCTTGCAAAACGACCAGAGAACTATTCGCTTTAAATTTTTCACTGTCATAAGATACGATTGTCAGGCCAAATTTCCCAGAAGTTGTTAACTTGCTAAGAAACGATGTTAAACAGAGATATAAAGCGAGGCATACCGTGCTACTAGATATATCACCTTTCGATACCAAGGCATCAATCATAAACTCCAGAGCTGCAAGATCTCCAATATTTGATTCAATGGCAAGATGTAGAAGATTTTTGGCAGTTTCAATTGGGttctttgttatatatattgttaTGAAGGCATTCTCAACAGCTTCATATATAGATTTATCTTGAGAAAAAGCCtacaaaataatgaaatataaaagaataaacaatttattctaCAAAAGAACTGTTCGAATTAATGATGAACGATATctagaaaatggaaaaacaaaaattgacaaCTTTAAGCCCTGATAAAAAGTTAAAGCATACCAATGGCAACATTTTACGGAGACAAGCCTCTGAGCCATCTATTTGGAATTGTCTGCACCTCATCAACAAAAGAATTGTATTCTCAACATCAGTAACGGAAGAAGAAGCCATTAACTGAACAAGTATTGGCATTACTTCTGATATACATGTCGAAAACCTCAGACCAGCCTCCAGTGATGCAACCAAAGCCCTGATCTGCTCCATGTTTCCAACATCCAAAGTCAAATTGTCCTTCTGAACAACCTCTTCCTCCATTTGAGGAGGATAACTATCGGTTAAACTATCCTGCTGGTTTCCACCCTCACCTTCTATATGGCCATTAACAACTTCACCATCACCATTAGAGATATTGTCATCAAATGGTGAGCCACCTTCCTCATTCTCTGAGGACTTGTTTGGTTCAAGCTCATCTAATTTCTTCTTATACTGCTCTAAAGTGGCTTCAAATGAAACTACTCGCAGCTGTGGACCAAATGGGTTATGCTGCAACATAGTGATGAGCAATTGCAGCGCAGATTTTCTGACAATTGCACTCTTGTCCTCCAACCTTCCAGCAGCAACTGCTGCTACTTCATTCCACAAACCGATAGAAACAGAATGTTCTTCACATAGTTCAGCCCAAACCTGAAGAACTCGACTCCTAGTGTAAGCTGAAACATCCCGACAACGTTCAAGCAAGATTTCTAGCATTGCCTGCTTGCTCCGAAGACGAACTGATTTAAAACTCTGTTCACCTTCAATGTCACAAAATGCTTTAACAATCAACTTACCAAGAACCCCCACCAGAGCATTTCTTATTTTATAGGATTCCCCACCAAAATGTGGAATCAGAAGTCCAATGTTTGTTGAGAACAACTTTGGGAGCCTGTCAGCAAGCTCTACTAGGAATCGCCCTATGTTATCAGCCCCAGCTGTATCTTTAACATATTCTTTCGGGCTAGTCCTTCCAACGTCTCTAATAAGAGAGAGTGCCAGGATTCCATCAGAATATTTCTTCTCTGCCCCAGAAACAGCATCAGCCATGTGGGTCACAACATAATCATACTTGTGAATAAGGTGCATAATTGAGGCACACGATTGGGTCGTAAAGTGATATTTTGTAGAACAAGCACCAATTACACGACACAGAGCATCCTTTGTGTCAACGTCCTTCAAAAGGACTGGATTCTCGAACATTGAGAACACGTTTCTAAAGAAAACCCGAGTTAATAATGttcaaattacaagtaaataCACAGGGGAGCGTTTTCACCAAGTTAAGTAATAGTACGTACTTTGCAATAAAAGACAGATAGTTCTCATCTGGGTCTTGAGAACCAAAGAGCAACGAGATATTGATCTCCAGTGAATTAGCAATCAAGTTTAATATACGGGCCCTCTGCAGTTCCCAATTCCATGAACTTCTGGGCATTTTCTTCCGAGTACTAGCGGTTACCTAAAGGCATAATTGAAAGAGGTTGGGTGAAATTCAAATCAAGCTAACATAACCACAAAATTTATCAAactatttcaaaagaaaataatgacCAGCGTAGAGGAATTAGTAGAAAACCTTTGAATTGTTGCTACTACTAGAACTAGATTCCTCACTGGTGACGATATTGAGGAGGAAAAACGTATAGATTTTAAAAGCATTACGATGCGACGCAATCTGATCGAGCACCGGAGCGTCGCCATCATTACTTGGGGAAGCACGTGCAAGGGAATCAATGTTGGGAAGAAGAACACTGAAATTGGAGCGGAGACTCTCAACAATATTCAACTTACAGGAGGGAGAGAGGTGTTTGTAGTCTCGAATCAAAGAGTACACACGGTCGAAAGTATCCTGCTCTTCGACGCAGAAGAGGTCCTTATCGGAAAGATCAAAGGAAATTCCTATTGAAATTCAAGGAAATGAAGAATGTAGATGGGAAATTAAGGGTTATCGATACGTATTCCGAAATGGGGAACAAAGTAGTGAAAACAGTGGAAGAGGACGAACCTTTGACGAATTCTTCGAGTTGAGATGGAGGAAGAGAGGCGATTTCAGTAGGATTCTGAACGGAGAGGCGGTTGTCGTCGTAGTCCTGTTCGAGAGATCGAAGGGTTTGGGGGAATACGAAGTGGGAAGCCATtggagagagaagaagaagcttCGGAATAGCTGAGATGAATGTTGAGaatccaaattcaaattgaaagagCTTTTCAAGGAGCGGGAAGGCACTGTGGGTCGGGTCGGGTCGTAGTTGGGTTCTTTATTACTTTAATAAATACAacgtttaaaattttcaaataaaaatattatattaacacTTCGAGTGTTGTATCATGTccaaatagaattaattaaacaataatatttaaagaaaattttcacacatacaaaaaatatcaaattatttttaaaaaaatagtgatagaaataaatttttatcaatttctataaaaaaaaaaatattacattttactattttgtgtaaatagtttccattatttttctatttttgaaaatccccttTTAATAAAATACTTTACCAAATGAGCTAATTGAAAAATTTTACGTTAAACTACAAGCTTGAGCTTTCAGGTTTGTATTAAAGGTTGTTGGACTTTCTATTTCGTGTATAATATGtaatgaattttgaaaagtgtgtaataagtataatatttttttgaCTTTGTTTCTATCTAGggatagttgcaaatatagcaattagatctaaaatattaacaaatatagcataatgtaaaaaatatatatatataaatatgacaaaattcaaATAGTCAATAAGTGATAAACTATATCGttggtagaagtctatcagtgatagaccatatcgttggtaagagtctatcagtgatagaggtCTATAACAATAgacttttctatatttgtaattttttttaaatgttattatacacttagttattatccctaaaaatgTTACCTATTATAATTACCTTTCTATTAAATTATCGAACTCTtaatttgtgtctaataggaTATTGAcctatttcaaattttctaaaattgacctacctattgaacacaaaattgaaagttggatgtcttatcaaatataaaattaattatatgtctAATTATAAATTCATGAAAATGTTAAGAATCGATTAAACACATAATTGAGTAATCTCTGACTATTAATAACTCACGCATTTGTTGACTTTTCACGACCATTATGAGTCTAAATTGacatatatttgtatataagCTTTATCTCAATACTGAAAAGGTTGAGAAGTAATGAATTTTCGTAAAGCCAATATAGAAGCAGAATGTCGACATAAACATTCTCTAAGTGACCTTGGCATAGGGCATTTACCTAGAGGGTCTTGGAGATTGTATGGTTAACCATGTAAGTTAAAATCGAACATAGATATATAGAATGCATTTCTTAAGCTAAGCTCCTGGTGTACTTTCATAAAAGGCCAAAATGGTTAACTTAATACATAGCACAAAGGTAATGTGGTAGACTTGCGGTGCACATGAAATTTTTGTACAAATGATTCATTTTCAACTTCCTGaagggtgtttggctcaccaacatgagttgggttgagttggtataatataccaactcaatatttagcccaccaactttaaatattggtggagttgagttggtatattttaccaactcatccCAACTCTCTCTTCTTCCAAAGTTTGATGAGAAgtaaaaagagaaggaagaaaaaaaaaagcacacaCAGGTATACGTGGAAAACCTTaatacagggagaaaaaaccatgatACAAAgcttttcttattataattttgaTACACTAGATACATGGAGGCTACatgtttaaatagaaaaaagggaaaCCCTAGAGTACAGTGAAAAGATAAAATTGCCCCTAGGGTTAATACCCTAATTTTAAGATAATACCCTAATTTTAagactccccctcaagttggggcgtagatatCAATAAGGCCCAACTTGCTAATACATGAGTAAAAAAACTGTCTGGGAAGCCATTTCATAAGAACATCTGCAATCTGCTGATTGGAAGGAATATAGAGAACATAAATGTTATCACTGTCAAGTCTCTCCTTGATGAAATGCCTATCAATCTCCACATGTTTCGTTCTATCATGTTGTATTGGGTTGTTTGTGATACATATTGCGGCTTTGTTATCACAGTAGAGTTTCATCGGTCCGTTATGACCTTGATCGAGATCACTTAGGACCTTTTCCAGCCAAATTTCCTCATATATCCCCAGACTCATGGTCCTATATTCAACTTCGACACTACTTCTGGCAACAACTCCTTGTTTTCTACTCCTCCACGTAACAAGGTTACCCCACACGAAggtactgaaggaactcttatacaagagtgcCTATGAGCAGAAGtagatctttccgatttcattgtgacaaaattaccacacatacattctaacatacagtatgcattgtaaacactaattactggcatgctttgaaagataaatataaaagacagagagaacgtaccagttgaagactttctccaATAAAACTCGGTCCAACGTGAATGAACTCCTCACGTTCTTACTCATCTAGCAAGCAGTTGCCTAGCAGCACCACAGTTGTCTACACGATTAACAGTGCACGAACAACAAGTAACTAGGGACGACACCATCACTTAAAGCCcacagtattctcggagtgagaatccaaagggtggactttgatggaattggtagagcgAAGGAGGAAAAGTGATTGTGtactacgaacaagcaagtgggagaaaggagaagactatcgtatagtcgggtgcttgatcgtttaggtcaaggtacacgatcgtgtagtaaatgctaAGCGGTCGTCTATcaaaaggtaagtgatcgtttagtttcgCTCGGcatgttaagcgatcgtctaataaacgtaagcgatcatttaggtaatcatgggcgatcgtttagttacacgggtgtgcgatcgtttaggaaggcagaagctatcgtatagactctcaacactaagcgatcgaaGGCTttcaacactaagcgatcgaaGGCTTTCACACCGTGAGTGATTTTTCggatctcttgcaaaatgaaaactattttcattttaattcctcagttacaagaactgaattgaacttcccactttcgtacgaattcggagaaaacttcggtcaattatcacataaccgtccaattaataaaataatgaatataatcatattatattcttagcCTATAGTTTggtatcatatatcaactatagtgttttctcctccacttgatataaatcatatttatatctaattttctccaaaataatgtaacttatacatttagtcaatcatatcatatataattaaccagttcaattatatcatatataatcaaactccctcttgtcaatttgaacatttcaatctgacccaaaaactgattctcaacttttatccaagctactaaggggaccttatggacctatggctcgaagctccaaaggtacgtgaatagttgactaaactctttagtcacgagatccaccatccgttaactgtcagacattctgctaaagaccgacaactgaactctcttactacaaatatatttttgtgtccactggatataatcaatcatgagtacgataacccttcacagatgctcgtaagtacagttgggccaatttaccgtttttcccctgtagttacatctcacttcttaagtaccactgattcctctaatgaacaatacaatatagtccaactatatgtgaacacatctcgggctaagagaaggtgtgtggcaccacatcgttcaagccctggaaccaacccttaagggagctatctatctacttacccttacttcagggaaggagtgaattccatcttgtgtagctgagtttccagctcccaaatcagatgaattcccaaagtggtaggtttgagttggcggcCTGACCACttgcacctatgcaaatcaaaggatcaccctcaatggcaggagttcccaactcaattaggattgaggtcatgttacctatggtcatcctagtgaagtgaagtctttatcatgaacggtgttatataacgagacgttaacacttcgtggtcaaatcttatgcaaactctttgtataggacgcccccgctcgcatgtcttctatacgaatgatcaggatcagaccatctgtgacaagtcacaatatttgtaactattccacaaagcgggccatatccatagcgttatcaggataaagttttcctcctatatccatatactatagaccattttggttatcacttaagacatgatacACTTGTatctcaccacatatatgcttaagttacatacagacaaccggggattttagtttattggtttgtggtaaagcaactaaaatatttagatgagcaaaatcaagaagtgaagtaaatatcatatattatacatcacaagcattcgtacaaactgtttacaaactacaggcaCGAGACTTtggggcatcaaccccaacaggtaTAGTATCCCGATGTCGACTTTCTGTCTACCACAGATCCTGTCCAGTCTGCATCCGTATATACCTCAATGCATCGTCTGTCAGACTTTTTGAACATCAATCCTCTACCTGAAGAGGTTTTCAAATATCTCAGGATTCGCTCTACTGCTCTCATATGTTCTTCGTAAGGAGACTGCATGAACTGACTAACTACACTGACCTCATACGCAATATCTGGTCTGGTATGGGAGAGATAGATTAGCTTCTCAACAAGCCGCTGATATCTCTCCTTGTCAAC contains:
- the LOC120090995 gene encoding condensin complex subunit 1 → MASHFVFPQTLRSLEQDYDDNRLSVQNPTEIASLPPSQLEEFVKGISFDLSDKDLFCVEEQDTFDRVYSLIRDYKHLSPSCKLNIVESLRSNFSVLLPNIDSLARASPSNDGDAPVLDQIASHRNAFKIYTFFLLNIVTSEESSSSSSNNSKVTASTRKKMPRSSWNWELQRARILNLIANSLEINISLLFGSQDPDENYLSFIAKNVFSMFENPVLLKDVDTKDALCRVIGACSTKYHFTTQSCASIMHLIHKYDYVVTHMADAVSGAEKKYSDGILALSLIRDVGRTSPKEYVKDTAGADNIGRFLVELADRLPKLFSTNIGLLIPHFGGESYKIRNALVGVLGKLIVKAFCDIEGEQSFKSVRLRSKQAMLEILLERCRDVSAYTRSRVLQVWAELCEEHSVSIGLWNEVAAVAAGRLEDKSAIVRKSALQLLITMLQHNPFGPQLRVVSFEATLEQYKKKLDELEPNKSSENEEGGSPFDDNISNGDGEVVNGHIEGEGGNQQDSLTDSYPPQMEEEVVQKDNLTLDVGNMEQIRALVASLEAGLRFSTCISEVMPILVQLMASSSVTDVENTILLLMRCRQFQIDGSEACLRKMLPLAFSQDKSIYEAVENAFITIYITKNPIETAKNLLHLAIESNIGDLAALEFMIDALVSKGDISSSTISALWDFFCFNVGGTTAEQSRGALSVLCMASKSSAGIVGSHIQDIIDIGFGRWSKVDPLLARTACIAIQRLSENDKKKLLAGNGCRVFDKLESLITSSWLPEKIWYAAADKAIAAVYSIHPSPEVLAANLVKKSLTFVFNGNKEDELQADIEGGNGDILTTVHIEKLSRYLFIASHVAMNQLVYIESCTRKIQKQKAKEKMVVDGQTVHGNGATVANGEKEDGINAELGLAASEDAIVDSLSEKAEKEIVFGNSGGKNLIGHCAPFLSRLCRNFSLMHKFPDLQASAMLALCRLMIIDADFCYANLQLLFTVVETAPSDIVRSNCTIALGDLAVRFPNLLEPWTENMYARLKDPSNSVRKNAVLVLSHLILNDMMKVKGYINEMTLRLEDKDERISNLAKLFFHELSKKGANPIYNLLPDILGKLCNQNLQRESFCNIMQFLIGSIKRDKQMESLVEKLCNRFNGVSDVRQWEYISYCLSQLGFTEKGMKKLIDSFKTYEHVVSEDSVMEHFKSIINKSKKFAKPELKFCIEEFEEKLNKTHMERKEQEVTARNAKVHQQRIGDIETSVVPAKDEDAPESEITEDENIESSEDAESINDNSEPKFVESEDSGTSSQLTESETCKTEIQPPQVKNEGTSKLRVNRRSSRRRGISA